The Elaeis guineensis isolate ETL-2024a chromosome 14, EG11, whole genome shotgun sequence genomic sequence AATCAAGCAACGTTACAAAAGAAAGCTCATACCAAAAATTGATTCAAAGTTGAAATCTCTCAGTGTTTTAACATTTTCATCTTGATAGATTAAGAATCAAGCAATCTGTGTGCGAATCTCCTAAACCGTAACCATCATCTCACAGTGTTTTAACATTTTCATCTCGATGGATTAAGAATCAAGCAATCTGCGTGTGAATCTCCTAAACCGTAACTATCCGGATAGTCTAGAGATGCTGACTTACCAACCTTGTAGCACGGTTCACCGTTTCCCAATTGGATTTtccttttttaataaaattttatttctaccgTTTGGTGCTCCGATCTCATGTCACGCAGAAGCAAACCACTATAACTCTTGACATCAATGTTGACTCCACACGGCTGCACTCGAATAAAGAATTTTCCAGAATAATTAATGTTGCAATTTATTGCTAAGtcatgaaaattatatttttaattgatcATTAATTTTAATGACTTTAGAAGCCTATTTAATTATTTCATGAGTTTACATTGGATTGTTATATTTTAGTTCAAATAGAAGTTCAACATCTCACCCAATCttgactttttttttaaaataattttttttctatcaatttattttcataatcatttttttctcagaattctctccaaatatttttatatctgatattTATTCTAGATATTAGGCTATACAAACAATATAACATACTATTTTACATAGCATTAGAGCtaagattttgaaattgataACCTAACGTGCTACAATTTTAACAGTGAAAGCTTCCAAAAGATCagattttgtttttgttttctgCTTGCTTGTTGGAGTGACATCCTGCCCAGAAGATAGGATTGTCAACCAAAAAGGAAACCGGACGGAAAATCAAAGAGTGCACAAAGATGTAATATAGATATAGGCTTACATTAAAGAAACTTTGAAATAAAATCTTCATCTTAGGACACAAATGAATAAGAGGGGATGTAGAAGAACCCCTTCACTTTTAGATGCTGAGTCTGCAGTCCTTTGGATACAAATACATCCATTGTTTCAATCCAAAACTCTAATAAAACAATTGCTCCACCGTTATAATACTATGATAAAACATGTCATATAATGAAGAAAATATTGAAACGCAAATTAGATAAACGAAGACGCATCGTGCATTTTTTGACTACCATCATAAAATTGATAATTTGTAAATgacaacatcatatcaatttcagaGTTTTCTCGGACTTGAGTTGCTTTTACAAAATATTCTTATATGAATATTTGATATTAGGGGCAAAACAAGTATGGGGTaattttatgaaatgaaataAAACAGCTCTTCCCAGAAGGAAGACAAATTCATATTGGTTTTCTTCAACAGGCCATGGATAAAGCATCAACAATAGATAACCCTTTGACCTTCAAAACTCCATTTACTGGGAATAATGAAACCATTAAAGAGATCATCAATCACAGCTTCCCTTATTGAAAATAAACATTAATTGTTATTATAATTAGAAGCCAATCTGCATTTATTTCAGCATGTACCAATCAGAGTTGACATGGCAACAAGCTATGTTCATCTCTCCCACCATGACACAAAATTGCAGCAGAAGCATTTACAAGCCATGCAGCTGATCTGATCACAGCCATCCTGCAGAGTACATCATATTCCAGAACCAGATCAAAAAATTAGCAGTGCTCTCATTAAATACAGATCAACCATTGGATATGGCAGCATATTCTACTAAATGTAAGTAGCAAAGAAGGTTTGGAAAGCATGATTtcaatgcaaaaaataaaatatctatttatttaatgaagagttttttttttgtacaaaaaaacGACCTAAGTTCAAGGCAGCACATCCTAGATACAGCAGAAAGCATATAAAAATTGATTCAGAACTAAATGGAGAACCAAATAATACTAGAGAAGACGTGAATGATGGTAACAGCACACTGAATTAAGCAATCATGGTACTCACGGACGATTGTCTGGCATCTTCAACAGTTTGTATCATCAATTCATACAGGGTATATCCACCATGATGGCAGCCAGGCATTCTAAGAGCCATTTTCCTTAATTCATCCTAGTTTTGCAACAGTTACTAGAAATTAATATACAAAATTAACAAAAAATCAACAAAACATAATACTGAAACTAACCCTTGAAACGGTGTAAAGCTGAGTGGACTCAAAACCATCCTGAGCTCTAGAATACACCTGGTAAATTTCCTTTGACTCCATATTGCATTTCAGAAAGAAAAAAGCCGTTGGTCTGACATTCATTTCCCTGCAAGATATTCCGATAAAGACTGGATCTGTCTGCATGCAATTAAACACCTGTCAGTAACGTGCATGGACTATAACATGTGCGATGCAATTTGAAGAATCAGACGTGAAGCATCCTTTCTTACTTGGAGTATATTTCCAGAATAAGTTGACATTTGAAGAGAGAGACAAAGTACAGACTCTGATAGTATCTAGGACAATTGTCCCTAATAATAAAATTGCTTAGATTCATCACAATCCATGAGGCCTATAGCAGCTAATCTAAATATAACCTCAACATATCACATCTGAAAAAGCCTATCCCAGCAAAAACCACCTCGAAATAGCAACTAACAGGCTCAAATATCACGCAATACAACAGATAACCACAAAATGAATGTATAAGATCAGTAATGAACTGACAGGCTCACATCTGTGTATACAAATGCAATGTATGTATGCGTGAACAAATGATACTTACAGATGCTGAGATTTGTACTTGGAAAGTAAACTATGCTATGCACAAGTACGTATCATCCATAATTGATACACATATAATTCAACGTTAAAAGCTCGATAAAACTAGTCTCAACTTAGCCTCAATCAATCACCATCATACAAGTTACAACGACAAGACGAGACCTTATAATCCCCCACTGGTAAGAAAGATCTGTAAATGAGACTAGTAACTAGAAAACTGAAAACCAAAAATGCAGCATATTCTGCTGCTATATATTAGAGCATAACAGAGCAATAAGCCTACGTTATGACTTGTAACAATACAAGTATAACaaagttgagcaaccaagtacacCATGAAAAAGACAAAACAAAGAAAATTAGGGTAGCCACTTGACCAGAGATTCTGCGGGAACCCCAATTTCTTCAACCACTTCGCGGATGATGCCATCAAACATCTCTTGTGAAACCTTTCGATTTAGATCTGCAGCTTGTGTCAAACCTTTGTCATTTTGATGGTCTGAAATGCCAAGTTCCTCAGGCTGCAAGAGAAAATAAAACAGACCTTACTTGCACTGGTTCAAAATAGAAACTATATACTACTTAGGTTTCACAAACTATGCAACAGCTGTTCATTTCTGTCACATATTCTAAAGTTAGATGGATCACATTTCTTATTTATTGCAAAAGAACCTTGATATCATCAACCTATTGATACGAAAGAAATTCGGTATTTCTGCGGATGGAAGAACATGTTTTCCTTCTCTACTCATTCTGGAGAATATAACTAGGTGACTAAAACCATCTGCCAATAAGGATATTCAAATGACTAgagacttgaatgaaaaaaagcaTAATTTGGCATAGAATTCCGTACTGCCTATTGATCTCACATGAATAGGACACAAAAATTCATTCCAATGGAGCACCTATGCTACTCAGGTGGTGTCCTTAATGGGGTTCAAATAGACCCTTATCTACACAGCCCCACCACACAGAGAAGATATGAGGCTTTTTCAGGGTTTCAGCCATTACCCATAAATAAAATAAGAATCTTTATTTTCATAAAGCATGGGCTTTAATGAAGCCAAAAAGTTTCTCTCTGAGGCCAGCTTCTCCTGCATTCTTATTTGTTTCTTTTATGTTTCCTCGAGTTGAATCCAGCTCAGCTGCCAAAGGTAGTAGACTAAAAAATGTTGAAGCAGGACTGAATTATATTTCCATAGAAAACCAATGGCTACAGTTGGAAGTTAATGAAAGTTGCTGAGTGGGTACAAAGAGAAGTCTCTAGAAAATGTCAGTGACTAATGTGGTTGTCTGCAGAAAAGCACAGTTTCC encodes the following:
- the LOC140853590 gene encoding nudix hydrolase 9-like isoform X7: MRFGIDDWKRIHHCIMEKSSGLYAGHALRHVDGLDQESSVCLHLGLTDYRTFVGTNLNPLWEKFLIPSEDDSVRCQHTSSPLGNGAIVETSDNRILVLQRSYNVGEFPGYFVFPGGHSEPEELGISDHQNDKGLTQAADLNRKVSQEMFDGIIREVVEEIGVPAESLTDPVFIGISCREMNVRPTAFFFLKCNMESKEIYQVYSRAQDGFESTQLYTVSRDELRKMALRMPGCHHGGYTLYELMIQTVEDARQSSVSTMIA
- the LOC140853590 gene encoding nudix hydrolase 9-like isoform X5 → MPSSYYCPAPLVSPHLGIPHPDANLEDSINEIWNRRLEENPSLYNGKKFRVVCWTCSASCGWLGPRVICMPSLRTFVGTNLNPLWEKFLIPSEDDSVRCQHTSSPLGNGAIVETSDNRILVLQRSYNVGEFPGYFVFPGGHSEPEELGISDHQNDKGLTQAADLNRKVSQEMFDGIIREVVEEIGVPAESLTDPVFIGISCREMNVRPTAFFFLKCNMESKEIYQVYSRAQDGFESTQLYTVSRDELRKMALRMPGCHHGGYTLYELMIQTVEDARQSSVSTMIA
- the LOC140853590 gene encoding nudix hydrolase 9-like isoform X6; the encoded protein is MPSSYYCPAPLVSPHLGFGIDDWKRIHHCIMEKSSGLYAGHALRHVDGLDQESSVCLHLGLTDYRTFVGTNLNPLWEKFLIPSEDDSVRCQHTSSPLGNGAIVETSDNRILVLQRSYNVGEFPGYFVFPGGHSEPEELGISDHQNDKGLTQAADLNRKVSQEMFDGIIREVVEEIGVPAESLTDPVFIGISCREMNVRPTAFFFLKCNMESKEIYQVYSRAQDGFESTQLYTVSRDELRKMALRMPGCHHGGYTLYELMIQTVEDARQSSVSTMIA